One genomic window of Meleagris gallopavo isolate NT-WF06-2002-E0010 breed Aviagen turkey brand Nicholas breeding stock unplaced genomic scaffold, Turkey_5.1 ChrUn_random_7180001911418, whole genome shotgun sequence includes the following:
- the LOC104916513 gene encoding epsilon-sarcoglycan-like: MSPSPFLSPSPAPPKYSWRCWDPCPGGGHVCHGAAGNGETEAGRSCAPTVTPALFLTAALALGGTQTTLWGTQTALPDHRVSLETGAIFVHELERELFQEAFLSESEEEDGAPPITFHAHLWEHPDLPRWLRCAQRGSHSSAFLYGSPTAAEVGTHIIEVSAKCTASCKVLDSVQPRAKCTALCKVYGLCAKRMTPCKAHDPVQSA, translated from the exons ATGTCCCCGTCCCCATTCTTGTCCCCCTCCCCAGCACCTCCTAAATATAGCTGGCGCTGTTGGGACCCGTGTCCTGGGGGTGGCCATGTGTGCCACGGGGCTGCTGGaaatggggaaactgaggcagggagGAGCTGTGCCCCCACCGTGACTCCAGCCCTGTTCCTGACCGCAGCCCTGGCTCTGGGGGGCACCCAGACCACCCTGTGGGGCACCCAGACTGCCCTCCCCGACCACCGCGTCTCCCTCGAGACTGGAGCCATCTTTGTCCATGAGCTGGAGAGGGAGCTGTTCCAGGAAGCCTTCCTCAGTGAGAGCGAGGAGGAGGATG GAGCCCCCCCCATCACCTTCCATGCCCACCTCTGGGAACACCCCGACCTGCCCCGGTGGCTGCGCTGCGCCCAGCGTGGGTCCCACAGCTCAGCATTCCTCTAtggcagccccactgctgcagaGGTGGGCACGCATATCATCGAGGTAAGTGCAAAGTGCACGGCCTCGTGCAAAGTGCTTGACTCAGTGCAACCCCGTGCAAAATGCACAGCCCTGTGCAAAGTATATGGCCTTTGTGCAAAGCGCATGACCCCGTGCAAAGCGCATGACCCCGT